The following is a genomic window from Lysinibacillus sp. JNUCC-52.
TTTATTATAAGCCATTAGCACAGAAATTTGTGTTTTGGGTGCCATATCCAGGTGTAACGGATTCAGGAAGCCTCGGGGTTGTCATTGATAGCTTAGATTTAGACCGCACGTTTTACCGTGTTATTGCATTTGCGGTTATTTTCTTTGCAGTGAAAATTTCATTGCAAATTGTGGCGTCTATTTTTGACTTTATTGCCTATCTACCTGTGCTTAATACGGTGAACCGTTGGCTTGGTGCACTGCTTGGCGTAATTGAAAATTATTTAATTTTGTTTATTGTGTTGTATGTTTTGGCATTAGTACCAATTGATTTAGTACAAAATTTAATGTCGAAGTCGTTCTTATCAGGCCTCATTTTGGAGCATACGCCGATTATTACAAAGATGTTCCAAAATTGGTGGTATATTTATCTCCATGCTTCATAACAATTTGGCATCTACGCATGGAAAACTGAATGTAGTGTTCACTTGTTTGTCCGTAGAAATCTGCTGAAATGGCGAAGTTGTTGTTAAGGGCACAGCTGTTTTGTGCGCAGAGCCGCAATGAATAGGCAATAGTAATCGATGCACTTCTCTCGGACTAGAGGGAAGTGTTTTTACGATAGGAGGAATTCTAAATGAACAAAAAGACAATTATTCGAACACTAGAGAAAATTGCTTTATATATGGAGCTACAAGGTGAAAATCCCTTCAAGGTATCCGCCTTCCGAAAGGCAGCTGCCGCACTTGAAACAGACGAACGCTCCCTAAGTGAAATGGAAGATGTGACAAAGCTTAAAGGAATTGGGAAAGGCACAGCTGCTGTTATTGAAGATTTGATTGAGACTGGAGAATCTAGTCTTTTAAAAGAATTACAAGATATTGTGCCAAAAGGATTACTACCGCTATT
Proteins encoded in this region:
- a CDS encoding CvpA family protein, whose product is MLDLIILVVLLVGLLVGAKRGFIVQMMHIVSFVVALIVAYIYYKPLAQKFVFWVPYPGVTDSGSLGVVIDSLDLDRTFYRVIAFAVIFFAVKISLQIVASIFDFIAYLPVLNTVNRWLGALLGVIENYLILFIVLYVLALVPIDLVQNLMSKSFLSGLILEHTPIITKMFQNWWYIYLHAS